The Clostridioides sp. ES-S-0010-02 genome window below encodes:
- a CDS encoding cupin domain-containing protein, with product MIRKKSELQVEVKENLTGGVGKVKLENILQIDELKGKGRLFKRITLPVGSSIGVHDHTTDFEVYYILKGKGKVFDNGEFVEVNEGDVIYTADGEEHSIENIGEEELEFVAVVLYV from the coding sequence ATGATAAGAAAGAAATCTGAATTACAAGTAGAAGTAAAAGAAAATTTAACTGGTGGGGTTGGAAAAGTTAAGCTTGAAAATATATTACAAATTGATGAGCTTAAAGGAAAAGGAAGATTATTTAAAAGAATAACTTTACCAGTAGGAAGTTCAATTGGTGTGCATGACCATACAACTGATTTTGAGGTATATTATATATTAAAGGGAAAAGGTAAAGTTTTTGATAATGGGGAATTTGTAGAAGTAAATGAGGGTGATGTAATATACACTGCTGATGGTGAAGAACATTCTATAGAGAATATAGGAGAAGAAGAACTTGAATTTGTAGCAGTAGTCTTATATGTGTAA
- a CDS encoding peptidylprolyl isomerase, giving the protein MSEEKNSKDNTLNEIKNSENVSSKQDDVSGEKNTDNKIKKREIKLSSKKLKAIVAIVAVGAICLGGGYVSGKEAGRKLPATSKRYNSNEVVATIGDKKITGEMLRKRMEPLFYLNAKNTMSDDEIRSYESNMIETMITSEILSSEAAKEKISITNDELNSQYDNLMSSIESAMGMTKEEFLKQFDLTEKYIKDDMKKELIASKYLNEASKVTDKDAQSYYDKNKSNYLQVRASHILIKTVDDKGKQVSDSKKAELKKQAEEILKKAEAGEDFATLAKKYSEDSSAESGGDLGFFGKGQMVESFEKAAFALKKGEISSKLVESDYGYHIIKKTDEKYQPFEEVKSDLVSTLTSEKQNLLINDLKEKYNVKITDKYQMKAKQ; this is encoded by the coding sequence ATGTCTGAAGAAAAAAATTCAAAAGATAATACATTGAATGAAATTAAAAATTCAGAAAATGTAAGTTCTAAACAAGATGATGTGTCAGGTGAAAAAAATACTGATAACAAAATCAAAAAAAGAGAAATAAAATTAAGTAGTAAAAAGCTTAAAGCAATTGTAGCAATTGTTGCAGTAGGGGCAATTTGCTTGGGTGGAGGCTATGTCTCTGGAAAAGAAGCTGGAAGAAAATTACCAGCCACTTCAAAGCGTTATAATAGTAATGAAGTAGTAGCTACTATTGGGGATAAAAAAATTACAGGGGAAATGTTAAGAAAAAGAATGGAGCCATTATTTTATTTAAATGCAAAAAATACTATGAGTGATGATGAAATACGTTCATATGAATCAAATATGATTGAGACTATGATTACATCAGAGATATTATCTTCAGAAGCAGCAAAAGAAAAGATAAGCATAACTAATGACGAATTAAATTCTCAATATGATAATCTAATGTCTAGCATAGAATCTGCAATGGGAATGACAAAAGAAGAGTTTCTAAAGCAATTTGACCTGACTGAGAAATATATAAAAGACGATATGAAAAAAGAACTAATAGCATCAAAATACTTAAATGAAGCATCAAAAGTAACAGATAAAGATGCACAAAGTTATTATGACAAAAACAAGAGCAATTATTTACAAGTTAGAGCTTCACATATTTTAATAAAAACTGTTGATGATAAAGGTAAACAAGTCAGTGATAGTAAAAAAGCTGAACTTAAAAAACAAGCAGAAGAAATACTTAAAAAAGCTGAAGCTGGAGAAGATTTTGCTACTCTAGCTAAAAAGTATTCTGAAGATAGTAGTGCAGAATCAGGTGGAGATTTAGGATTTTTTGGAAAAGGTCAAATGGTAGAATCTTTTGAAAAAGCTGCATTTGCTTTGAAAAAAGGAGAAATATCTAGTAAGCTTGTAGAAAGTGATTATGGATACCATATAATTAAGAAAACAGATGAAAAATATCAACCATTTGAAGAAGTAAAATCAGATTTAGTAAGTACTTTAACATCAGAAAAGCAAAACTTACTTATAAATGATTTAAAGGAAAAATACAATGTAAAAATTACAGATAAATATCAAATGAAAGCAAAGCAATAG
- a CDS encoding peptide MFS transporter, translating into MSNTESVSKKASHPKSFWLVCMTILWERFSYYGLTALLVLFFTASVTQGGLGLSTQEATSMFGLFTGLIYLTPLIGGWLADKVLGQQKCISIGALLIAIGDFVLFASSTSINMVWVGLSIIILGNGFFKSSCSNIVGDIYPKTEVSRKDAAYSLFYMAVNVGAFIAPIICGLLSDNVFAVRGVNGDIVSYGYKMAFLVCGIGMMLGMIIFTLFAPKLLKEVGKHPVTKGNKGEKIEYGPLTKLEKNRIIAMVVLFLFVVLFWTAYYQTQSSFMIYVRDNVNRTLFGFEMPVAWLTSLNAILCVALCPVLAALWVKLSNTKRGDFSIPVKMGLGMIIMGLGFIVMVLATLANGSDGTIKASILFIVVTYIFTTVGELFLSPIGLAMFNKLAPAKYATLSMGAWYLTSFFASLLSGKIAGFTATLGFLQIFGGIAGVLIIFGLILLGLRNILTKLMAMDLLTETK; encoded by the coding sequence ATGTCAAATACTGAAAGCGTATCTAAAAAAGCTAGTCATCCGAAGAGTTTTTGGCTTGTTTGTATGACAATTTTATGGGAAAGATTTAGTTATTATGGATTAACAGCTTTGTTGGTATTATTTTTTACAGCGAGTGTAACTCAAGGTGGTCTAGGACTTTCTACTCAAGAAGCAACTTCAATGTTTGGTTTGTTTACAGGTCTTATATATCTTACACCATTAATTGGTGGCTGGTTGGCAGATAAAGTTTTAGGTCAACAAAAATGTATATCTATAGGTGCACTTTTAATAGCAATAGGTGACTTTGTTTTGTTTGCATCATCTACATCTATTAATATGGTTTGGGTAGGTCTATCAATAATCATTTTAGGAAATGGTTTTTTTAAATCAAGTTGTTCCAATATAGTTGGTGATATATATCCTAAAACCGAGGTATCAAGAAAAGACGCAGCATATAGTTTATTCTATATGGCAGTAAATGTAGGTGCATTCATAGCTCCAATCATATGTGGACTGCTTTCTGATAATGTATTTGCAGTAAGAGGAGTAAACGGAGATATAGTGTCTTATGGATATAAGATGGCATTCTTAGTTTGTGGTATAGGTATGATGCTTGGTATGATTATATTTACACTTTTTGCGCCAAAGCTACTAAAAGAAGTTGGAAAACATCCAGTTACTAAGGGAAATAAAGGTGAAAAAATTGAGTATGGACCACTTACTAAATTAGAGAAAAATAGAATCATAGCAATGGTTGTATTATTCTTATTTGTAGTTTTATTTTGGACAGCATACTATCAAACACAAAGTTCATTTATGATTTATGTAAGAGACAATGTAAATAGAACTCTATTTGGATTTGAAATGCCAGTGGCATGGCTTACATCGTTAAATGCTATATTATGTGTAGCTTTATGCCCTGTATTAGCTGCTTTGTGGGTTAAATTATCTAATACTAAAAGAGGCGACTTTTCTATTCCAGTTAAAATGGGGTTGGGAATGATAATAATGGGTCTTGGTTTTATAGTTATGGTATTGGCCACATTAGCCAATGGTTCAGATGGGACAATAAAGGCTAGCATACTTTTTATAGTAGTAACCTATATATTTACAACTGTAGGGGAGTTATTTTTGTCTCCTATAGGTCTTGCAATGTTTAATAAATTAGCTCCAGCTAAATATGCTACATTATCTATGGGTGCATGGTATCTGACAAGTTTTTTTGCTAGTTTGTTATCAGGAAAAATTGCTGGATTTACAGCTACATTAGGTTTTTTGCAAATCTTTGGAGGAATAGCAGGAGTCTTAATAATCTTTGGTTTAATATTACTTGGATTAAGAAATATATTGACAAAATTAATGGCAATGGATTTGTTAACAGAAACAAAATAA
- a CDS encoding RNA polymerase subunit sigma-24, whose product MEKKITYKNNMQKYGMSEYQRIHDLVYELQAGSRDAAQELINSFRTMLNKYVSLIVYGQYSIEDYSIRSFIKLFVEEENERLKLNSYFVNGHGQRVADKTVAKIVGIFSNNDKEDIQQEISAIFLSMCHKYKDTKPSFHNHVKRNFHYYVFRHLEKLSKDPIARGLYYQKKICKIYDSDQQLPIEETICDKNAQKEIDEVLDYVELFYKLQLSIAIIEKDVAINIYDDEFLNNNWINGITCSNIFKDLTTFERRILVMWYMKDNTDSEIAELFGLCRGTINKKRACAKSKLRKAVRLINYLKE is encoded by the coding sequence ATGGAGAAAAAAATAACTTATAAAAATAATATGCAAAAGTATGGAATGAGTGAATATCAAAGAATACATGATTTGGTATATGAATTACAAGCTGGTTCAAGAGATGCTGCACAAGAATTAATTAATTCATTTAGAACAATGTTAAATAAGTATGTCTCTTTAATAGTGTATGGACAATATTCTATAGAAGATTACTCAATAAGAAGTTTTATTAAATTATTTGTAGAGGAAGAAAATGAACGACTAAAATTAAATTCATATTTTGTGAATGGCCATGGTCAAAGGGTAGCAGATAAGACAGTTGCAAAAATAGTTGGTATATTTTCAAATAATGACAAAGAAGACATACAACAGGAGATAAGCGCTATTTTTTTATCTATGTGTCATAAATATAAAGATACAAAGCCGTCTTTTCACAATCATGTCAAAAGAAATTTTCATTATTATGTCTTTAGACATTTAGAAAAACTATCTAAAGACCCAATAGCAAGAGGTCTATATTATCAGAAAAAAATATGTAAGATATATGATTCTGACCAACAATTACCTATAGAAGAAACAATTTGTGATAAAAATGCACAAAAAGAAATAGACGAAGTGCTCGATTATGTCGAGCTTTTTTATAAGTTACAATTGTCAATTGCGATAATTGAAAAAGATGTAGCTATAAATATATACGATGATGAATTTTTAAATAATAATTGGATTAATGGAATTACGTGTTCTAATATTTTTAAGGATCTTACAACATTTGAAAGACGAATATTAGTAATGTGGTATATGAAAGATAATACTGATTCAGAAATAGCAGAGCTATTTGGTCTTTGTAGAGGGACAATAAATAAAAAAAGAGCCTGTGCAAAATCTAAATTGAGAAAAGCTGTAAGATTGATTAATTATTTAAAGGAGTAA
- a CDS encoding peptide MFS transporter has product MSILKTQEKLKQPKDLYFCCSIFTFVGLAYYGMKLVLLLFLAEQVSKGGLGLTPAESASMLASFLAWTYFSPVIGGWVSDRFLGPKNCIMLGMIMVSIGYFLGYLANSKMDVNIMIFLSGLGIGFYKGNLHTLVGNLYTNDDPRKDGAFSITYMATNLGTLFGPLICGLVANEWFAMKNGTSINMYGYRYVFLFASITVLIGLLFFIFGHKRFYKSSSNEFSSQKETIKKSLEYKKLLASKPLTTVEKKRIIVILILAFFTVFFWIAYNQASMSIALYTKEHINLTVGNFQIPTSWIDSYNGLLCVILGPISALVWVKLSQTKKGDLSVPSKMSLGFILLAIAFLFMIVAVIQTGTNPNSIQKASVFWVIGFLTFQSIGEICFSPVGYGMVNKLSPEKYISFLMGVWFLGKFAANKLSGYTQAIIDHLGMLQVFIVIPSFLLLFGIILLIMNKKLVELSK; this is encoded by the coding sequence ATGTCAATTTTAAAAACTCAAGAAAAGCTTAAACAGCCTAAGGATTTATATTTTTGTTGTTCAATATTTACATTTGTAGGACTTGCATACTATGGTATGAAATTAGTGCTATTGTTATTTCTAGCTGAGCAAGTATCTAAAGGTGGTTTGGGATTAACACCAGCAGAATCTGCATCAATGCTTGCATCTTTTTTAGCATGGACTTATTTTTCTCCAGTTATTGGTGGATGGGTTAGTGATAGATTTTTAGGTCCGAAAAATTGTATTATGCTTGGAATGATAATGGTTTCAATTGGCTACTTTTTAGGATATCTGGCAAATAGCAAAATGGATGTAAACATCATGATATTCTTGTCTGGATTAGGAATAGGTTTTTATAAGGGAAACTTGCATACCTTAGTTGGAAACTTATATACTAATGATGACCCAAGAAAGGATGGCGCTTTTTCTATTACATATATGGCTACTAATCTGGGAACATTATTTGGTCCTTTAATCTGTGGTTTGGTCGCTAATGAATGGTTCGCTATGAAAAATGGTACTTCTATAAATATGTATGGTTACAGATATGTATTTTTATTTGCTTCAATTACTGTTTTAATAGGCTTATTATTCTTTATATTTGGTCACAAAAGATTTTATAAATCTTCAAGTAATGAATTTAGTAGTCAAAAAGAAACTATAAAGAAATCATTAGAATATAAAAAATTACTTGCTTCAAAACCATTAACTACAGTTGAGAAAAAAAGAATAATAGTAATATTAATATTAGCTTTTTTTACAGTATTTTTTTGGATAGCATATAATCAAGCTTCTATGTCTATAGCTTTGTATACAAAAGAACACATAAATCTGACTGTTGGTAATTTTCAAATACCAACCTCATGGATAGATTCATATAATGGTCTTCTATGTGTCATCCTTGGCCCTATATCTGCTCTAGTCTGGGTAAAATTATCTCAGACTAAAAAAGGCGATTTAAGTGTACCTTCAAAAATGAGTCTAGGGTTTATACTATTAGCTATAGCATTTTTATTCATGATAGTCGCAGTTATACAAACAGGAACTAACCCTAATTCAATTCAGAAAGCAAGTGTATTTTGGGTAATTGGATTTTTAACATTCCAAAGTATAGGAGAGATTTGTTTTTCTCCAGTTGGATATGGTATGGTAAATAAACTTTCACCAGAAAAATATATTTCATTCTTAATGGGTGTTTGGTTCTTAGGTAAATTTGCAGCAAATAAATTATCTGGTTATACACAGGCTATTATAGACCACCTTGGTATGTTACAAGTATTTATAGTAATCCCTTCATTTTTATTGCTATTTGGAATTATATTACTTATAATGAATAAAAAACTTGTAGAATTATCAAAGTAA
- a CDS encoding aminopeptidase P family protein, with protein sequence MNIKDRVNELRRLMEEKNIDAYMIPSSDNHQSEYVGDYFKSREFISGFNGSAGTVIVTKDEAGLWTDGRYFIQAESQLEGSTIKLFKMGQEGCPTTDEYLYTNIPEGGTLGFDGKVICAKEGATLAEKLSKKGIKVEYQYDLIDSIWSDRPALSDSKAFLLDVKYCGESFSSKLARLREKMSEKGTSTHVITTLDDIAWLFNIRGGDVKYNPVVLSYAVITLKEVYLFVDESKLNEEILNELAKENVKIKPYNDVYDFVKHIDKDEKVLVDGTKINYAIYNNIPCGVEKVDEFNPVMFFKAQKNEVELENIRNSHVKDGVAFTKFMYWLKNNVGKIEITEISATEKLEGLRREQEGFFEPSFNTIAAYKEHAAMMHYSATPESNYKLEAEGLFLVDSGGQYYDGTTDITRTTVLGPISDELKLHFTSVARGMINLSKVKFLHGCRGYNLDILSRSCMWNMGIDYQCGTGHGIGFVLNVHEAPNGFRWRVVPERFDSAVLEEGMVTTNEPGIYIEGSHGIRTENEIVVRKAEKNFYGQFMEFEVVTLAPIDLDGIVPELMNQDEKDYLNWYHKLVYDKISPFLTGEEREWLKVYTRAI encoded by the coding sequence GTGAATATAAAAGACAGAGTAAATGAATTAAGAAGACTTATGGAAGAAAAAAATATTGATGCTTATATGATTCCGTCTTCTGACAATCATCAAAGTGAATATGTAGGAGATTACTTCAAATCAAGAGAATTTATATCAGGATTCAATGGTTCAGCTGGAACAGTTATTGTGACTAAAGATGAAGCTGGATTATGGACAGATGGAAGATACTTTATACAAGCAGAATCTCAATTAGAAGGAAGTACAATAAAATTATTTAAAATGGGACAAGAAGGTTGCCCAACTACTGATGAATATTTATATACAAATATTCCAGAAGGTGGAACTTTAGGTTTTGATGGTAAAGTTATATGTGCTAAAGAAGGAGCTACATTAGCTGAAAAATTATCTAAAAAAGGTATAAAAGTAGAATACCAATATGATTTAATAGATAGCATATGGTCAGATAGACCAGCTTTATCAGATAGTAAAGCATTTTTATTAGATGTTAAATACTGTGGAGAAAGTTTTAGTTCAAAGTTAGCTAGATTGAGAGAAAAAATGAGTGAAAAAGGTACTTCTACTCATGTAATAACAACTCTTGATGACATAGCATGGTTATTTAATATAAGAGGTGGAGATGTTAAATACAATCCAGTTGTACTTTCTTATGCAGTGATAACTTTAAAAGAAGTTTATTTATTTGTTGATGAAAGTAAATTAAATGAAGAGATATTAAATGAATTGGCTAAAGAAAATGTAAAAATAAAACCATATAATGATGTATATGATTTTGTAAAACATATAGATAAAGATGAAAAAGTTTTAGTTGATGGAACTAAGATTAACTATGCAATTTACAATAATATACCTTGTGGAGTTGAAAAAGTTGATGAGTTTAATCCAGTAATGTTCTTTAAGGCCCAAAAAAATGAGGTAGAATTAGAGAACATAAGAAATTCACATGTTAAAGATGGTGTAGCTTTCACTAAATTTATGTACTGGTTAAAGAATAATGTAGGTAAGATAGAAATAACTGAAATAAGTGCTACTGAAAAATTAGAGGGACTAAGAAGAGAACAAGAAGGATTCTTTGAACCAAGTTTCAATACAATTGCTGCATATAAAGAGCATGCTGCTATGATGCACTATAGTGCAACTCCAGAATCAAACTATAAGTTGGAAGCTGAAGGTTTATTCTTAGTAGATTCAGGTGGACAATATTATGATGGAACTACTGATATAACTAGAACTACAGTATTAGGACCTATAAGTGATGAATTAAAATTACATTTCACTTCTGTAGCAAGAGGTATGATAAATCTTTCTAAGGTTAAATTCTTACATGGTTGTAGAGGATACAACCTAGATATATTATCTAGAAGTTGTATGTGGAATATGGGAATAGATTATCAATGTGGAACTGGACATGGTATAGGATTTGTATTAAATGTTCATGAAGCTCCAAATGGATTTAGATGGAGAGTAGTTCCTGAAAGATTTGATAGTGCAGTTCTTGAAGAAGGAATGGTAACTACTAATGAACCAGGTATATATATAGAAGGTTCTCATGGTATAAGAACAGAAAATGAAATAGTAGTTAGAAAAGCTGAAAAGAATTTTTATGGTCAATTTATGGAATTTGAAGTTGTTACATTAGCTCCTATTGATTTAGATGGTATAGTTCCAGAATTAATGAATCAAGATGAAAAAGATTATTTAAACTGGTATCATAAATTAGTTTATGATAAGATATCTCCTTTCCTAACTGGTGAAGAAAGAGAATGGTTAAAAGTTTATACTAGAGCTATATAG
- a CDS encoding PadR family transcriptional regulator: MKYSTMGMKAVNTKENDNKFSSSIFLELYTLNLMIKKDDCVYGKEVTDYIGSFNLSWKPSNGTMYPIIEKMLTKGLIEVAAKKERKKLYKITEKGRTYYNERSADFKQMLIESANFYNTIANELE, translated from the coding sequence ATGAAATATTCAACAATGGGTATGAAAGCGGTAAATACAAAAGAAAATGATAATAAATTTTCTAGTAGTATATTTTTAGAGCTGTACACGTTAAATTTGATGATAAAAAAAGACGATTGTGTTTATGGAAAGGAAGTTACAGATTATATAGGTAGTTTTAATTTATCTTGGAAACCTAGTAATGGAACTATGTATCCAATAATAGAAAAAATGCTCACAAAAGGTCTTATTGAGGTTGCAGCAAAAAAAGAACGTAAAAAGCTCTATAAAATAACTGAAAAAGGTAGAACCTATTACAATGAAAGGTCTGCAGACTTTAAACAGATGCTAATAGAATCAGCAAATTTTTATAATACTATTGCGAACGAATTAGAATAA